Proteins from one Juglans microcarpa x Juglans regia isolate MS1-56 chromosome 1S, Jm3101_v1.0, whole genome shotgun sequence genomic window:
- the LOC121246302 gene encoding transcription factor GTE6-like — protein MEAPTLDVGNVGIGSIVNDTAADIEGFRHHVDVIFGKVDKLEQRTNEIEQFYLSTSKKQLGISKGSSIVKDKDKDKHIPSIKKQQQDASRREAAAAKRMQELIRQFGTILRQIMQHKWAWPFLEPVDVEGLNLHDYYEVIDKPMDFSTIKNQMEAKDGTGYKNVREICADMRLVFKNAMKYNDDKSDVHVMAKTLLEKFEEKWLQLLPKVTEEEKRQEEEEAEAQLDMQLAQEAAHAKMARDTSNELYELDVQLEDLREMVVQKCRKTSTEEKRKLGAALTKLSPEDLTKALEIVAQNNPCFQATAEEVDLDIDAQSESTLWRLKVFVKDALEVQGKSSAIAGGVNNNNSNDNNNNISNNKRKREICDAIAKSAKKKK, from the exons ATGGAAGCACCGACTTTGGATGTAGGGAATGTAGGAATTGGAAGTATTGTTAACGATACTGCTGCGGATATCGAGGGTTTCAGACATCATGTCGACGTGATTTTTGGGAAGGTTGATAAG CTTGAGCAGAGAACAAATGAGATAGAACAGTTCTACTTAAGCACAAGTAAAAAGCAACTCGGCATATCCAAAGGTAGCTCGATAGTGAAGGACAAAGATAAGGATAAACATATTCCAAGTATTAAGAAGCAGCAGCAAGATGCATCACGTCGGGAAGCAGCTGCTGCAAAAAGAATGCAAGAGCTCATCCGTCAATTTGGCACAATATTGCGCCAG ATCATGCAACACAAGTGGGCATGGCCTTTTTTGGAACCTGTAGATGTAGAAGGTCTTAACCTACATGACTACTATGAG GTAATTGACAAACCCATGGATTTCAGTAcgataaaaaatcaaatggaggCCAAGGATGGTACGGGATATAAGAATGTTCGGGAAATATGTGCTGACATGAGGTTGGTTTTCAAGAATGCAATGAAATATAATGATGATAAAAGTGATGTTCATGTTATGGCCAAAACTTTACTGGAAAAATTTGAGGAGAAGTGGCTGCAACTTCTACCTAAAGTTACTGAAGAG GAAAAAAGACAAGAAGAGGAGGAAGCAGAGGCACAGTTGGATATGCAGCTTGCTCAGGAGGCTGCTCATGCCAAAATGGCTAGAGATACAAGTAACGAG CTATATGAGCTTGACGTGCAACTGGAAGATCTCCGAGAGATGGTTGTTCAAAAGTGCAG aaaaacttctaCTGAAGAGAAGAGAAAGCTTGGGGCAGCACTTACCAAATTATCTCCTGAAGATCTAACCAAGGCATTGGAGATTGTTGCTCAAAATAATCCATGCTTCCAAGCAACTGCTGAAGAGGTGGACCTGGACATTGACGCTCAG AGTGAATCCACGCTATGGAGGTTGAAGGTTTTTGTGAAGGATGCTTTGGAAGTTCAAGGCAAGAGTTCTGCAATTGCAGGTGGCGttaacaacaacaacagcaatgacaacaacaacaacatcagTAACAATAAACGGAAAAGAGAGATTTGTGATGCTATTGCGAAATCTGCcaagaaaaagaagtaa
- the LOC121246303 gene encoding uncharacterized protein LOC121246303 isoform X2, translating to MACTALLRLLRSQSKQLSSRNYFPSSGYHPSGSGAWAHRLNAKPNFNPAFLPAAAAAQRRWASPANTNEDDSKISIGPRRGEEAGKDDKDTGVVYYGPISSTVKKVKLLSLSTCCLSVSLGPVITFMTSPDMNVILKGAVASSVIFLSATTTAALHWFVSPYVHKLRWQPGSDSFEVEMMSWLATYIPRTIKFVDIRPPETNRPFVTFKANGSFYFVDEEHCHNKALLARLSPQKRESAFKNL from the exons ATGGCCTGCACTGCTCTCCTTCGCTTGCTCCGTTCGCAGTCGAAGCAGCTCTCCTCCAGAAACTACTTCCCTTCATCAG GTTATCATCCTTCTGGGTCTGGGGCATGGGCACATCGCCTGAATGCAAAACCCAACTTCAACCCTGCTTTCCTgcctgctgctgctgctgcccaGAGACGGTGGGCATCTCCAGCCAACACTAATGAAGATGACAGCAAGATCAGTATCGGACCACGGAGAGGGGAAGAAGCTGGGAAAGATGACAAAGATACTGGAGTTGTTTATTATGGTCCGATCTCATCCACCGTCAAGAAAGTCAAGCTCCTTTCTCTTTCAACCTGCTGCCTGTCCGTATCGCTGGGTCCGGTCATAACCTTCATGACATCTCCCGACATGAATGTGATCCTTAAGGGTGCAGTTGCATCATCTGTGATATTTTTAAGCGCTACTACCACTGCTGCCCTCCATTGGTTTGTTAGCCCATACGTTCACAAGCTCAGGTGGCAGCCTGGTTCAGACAGCTTCGAGGTGGAGATGATGTCATGGCTTGCCACATATATCCCCAGGACGATTAAGTTTGTTGATATTCGGCCACCTGAGACCAATAGGCCTTTTGTGACATTCAAAGCCAATggtagtttttattttgttgacgAGGAGCACTGCCATAACAAGGCTTTGCTGGCAAGGCTGTCTCCACAGAAACGTGAGTCAGCTTTTAAGAATTTGTGA
- the LOC121246303 gene encoding uncharacterized protein LOC121246303 isoform X1, translated as MASTALLRLLRSQSKQLSSRSYFPSSGYHPSGSGAWAHRLNAKPNFNPAFLPAAAAAQRRWASPANTNEDDSKISIGPRRGEEAGKDDKDTGVVYYGPISSTVKKVKLLSLSTCCLSVSLGPVITFMTSPDMNVILKGAVASSVIFLSATTTAALHWFVSPYVHKLRWQPGSDSFEVEMMSWLATYIPRTIKFVDIRPPETNRPFVTFKANGSFYFVDEEHCHNKALLARLSPQKRESAFKNL; from the exons ATGGCCAGCACTGCTCTCCTTCGCTTGCTACGTTCGCAGTCTAAGCAGCTCTCCTCCAGAAGCTACTTCCCTTCATCCG GTTATCATCCTTCTGGGTCTGGGGCATGGGCACATCGCCTGAATGCAAAACCCAACTTCAACCCTGCTTTCCTgcctgctgctgctgctgcccaGAGACGGTGGGCATCTCCAGCCAACACTAATGAAGATGACAGCAAGATCAGTATCGGACCACGGAGAGGGGAAGAAGCTGGGAAAGATGACAAAGATACTGGAGTTGTTTATTATGGTCCGATCTCATCCACCGTCAAGAAAGTCAAGCTCCTTTCTCTTTCAACCTGCTGCCTGTCCGTATCGCTGGGTCCGGTCATAACCTTCATGACATCTCCCGACATGAATGTGATCCTTAAGGGTGCAGTTGCATCATCTGTGATATTTTTAAGCGCTACTACCACTGCTGCCCTCCATTGGTTTGTTAGCCCATACGTTCACAAGCTCAGGTGGCAGCCTGGTTCAGACAGCTTCGAGGTGGAGATGATGTCATGGCTTGCCACATATATCCCCAGGACGATTAAGTTTGTTGATATTCGGCCACCTGAGACCAATAGGCCTTTTGTGACATTCAAAGCCAATggtagtttttattttgttgacgAGGAGCACTGCCATAACAAGGCTTTGCTGGCAAGGCTGTCTCCACAGAAACGTGAGTCAGCTTTTAAGAATTTGTGA